Proteins encoded within one genomic window of Polaribacter sp. NJDZ03:
- a CDS encoding sugar kinase — protein MAKVVTFGEIMLRLAPQGFLRFSQANNFDVVYGGGESNVAVSLANYGIDVDFVTRLPKNDIGECAMMEMRKRGVGVDKIVYGGDRLGIYFLETGAVSRGSKVVYDRAHSAIAEVESGMIDWDAVFEGCEWFHWTGIIPAISQGAADVTLEALKVASAKGITISTDLNYRAKLWNFCDDAHRESIMTELTSYCDVVLGNEEDAEMHFGIKPDGAAVQTAGHDVKAEAFLSVCKQMMEKFPRAKKVITTLRGSISASHNTWAGVLYDGNEMLQTRQYQITDIVDRVGGGDSFMGGLIYGLLTYPDNDQNALDFAVAASCLKHTIKGDANLVTVAEVNKLMGGDASGRVAR, from the coding sequence ATGGCAAAAGTAGTAACATTTGGAGAGATCATGTTAAGATTAGCTCCTCAAGGATTTTTAAGATTTTCACAAGCAAATAATTTTGATGTTGTTTATGGTGGTGGAGAATCTAATGTAGCAGTATCATTAGCAAACTACGGAATTGATGTAGATTTTGTAACCCGTTTACCAAAAAATGATATTGGTGAGTGTGCAATGATGGAGATGCGTAAAAGAGGTGTTGGTGTAGATAAGATTGTTTATGGTGGAGACCGTTTAGGAATTTATTTCTTAGAAACTGGTGCTGTATCTAGAGGTTCTAAAGTGGTTTATGATAGAGCGCATTCTGCTATTGCAGAAGTAGAATCTGGAATGATCGATTGGGATGCCGTTTTTGAAGGATGTGAATGGTTTCATTGGACAGGTATTATCCCAGCAATTTCTCAAGGTGCTGCAGATGTAACTTTAGAAGCTTTAAAAGTAGCTAGTGCAAAAGGAATTACTATTTCTACAGATTTAAACTACCGTGCAAAATTATGGAATTTTTGTGATGATGCTCATAGAGAGTCTATAATGACAGAATTAACTTCTTACTGTGATGTAGTTTTAGGAAATGAAGAAGATGCAGAAATGCATTTCGGAATTAAGCCTGATGGAGCTGCAGTTCAAACAGCAGGACATGACGTAAAAGCAGAAGCTTTCTTATCTGTTTGTAAGCAAATGATGGAGAAATTTCCAAGAGCTAAAAAGGTAATTACTACTTTAAGAGGTTCTATTTCTGCGTCTCACAATACATGGGCTGGAGTTTTATATGATGGAAATGAAATGTTACAAACACGTCAATACCAAATTACAGATATTGTAGATAGAGTAGGTGGTGGAGATTCTTTTATGGGAGGTTTAATCTACGGATTATTAACATACCCAGATAACGATCAAAATGCATTAGACTTTGCAGTTGCTGCGTCTTGTTTAAAGCACACTATTAAAGGTGATGCAAACTTAGTTACAGTTGCAGAAGTAAATAAATTGATGGGTGGTGATGCATCTGGAAGAGTAGCTAGATAA
- a CDS encoding LacI family DNA-binding transcriptional regulator has product MIKKKTTIKDIASVLNISAAAVSKALHNDSRISEKTKKAVRQVAENLNYQPNHLASALRSGKSKLVGVIVPRTNSNFFSSVIQNIEEVLNKEGYNIIITQSNESFKKECASIDTLLFTQVDGIIASMANETVDLSYFEKVKKAGIPLITFDRGENDLNVDYIGIDDFNSSHLIVAHLAAQGCKRIAHIGGFKRTRIFNNRIKGYIDALKKHNLPLIDELLLESDLTIEDGREKMHQLLALKHRPDAVYVAGDYAALGALQVLNEEKISIPNEIALVGFGNEPFSSMVTPSITSIEQHSDEIGKQAALSFLKHVKNDVVKQTLTKKILDVELLIRDSSNRKGI; this is encoded by the coding sequence ATTATCAAAAAGAAAACTACCATAAAAGATATTGCAAGTGTTTTAAACATCTCTGCAGCTGCTGTTTCTAAAGCATTACACAACGATTCTAGAATAAGCGAAAAAACTAAAAAAGCCGTTAGACAGGTTGCTGAAAATTTAAATTATCAACCCAATCACTTAGCAAGTGCTCTTAGAAGTGGAAAAAGTAAACTAGTTGGCGTAATAGTGCCTAGAACAAATAGTAACTTTTTTTCATCTGTAATACAGAATATAGAAGAAGTACTAAATAAGGAAGGCTACAATATTATTATTACCCAATCTAACGAGTCATTTAAAAAAGAATGTGCTAGTATTGATACCTTATTATTTACGCAAGTAGATGGTATTATTGCTTCTATGGCCAATGAAACTGTAGATTTAAGTTATTTTGAAAAAGTAAAAAAAGCAGGCATTCCTTTGATAACATTTGATCGTGGAGAAAATGATTTAAATGTAGATTATATTGGTATTGATGATTTTAATAGCAGCCATTTAATAGTAGCTCATCTTGCGGCCCAAGGTTGTAAAAGAATTGCACATATTGGTGGTTTTAAACGTACTAGAATTTTTAACAACAGAATTAAAGGTTATATAGATGCGTTAAAGAAACACAACTTACCTCTCATAGATGAGCTATTATTAGAAAGCGATTTAACAATTGAAGATGGTAGAGAAAAAATGCATCAATTACTAGCTTTAAAACACAGACCAGATGCTGTTTATGTAGCTGGAGATTATGCTGCTCTTGGTGCTTTACAAGTGCTAAATGAAGAAAAAATTAGTATTCCTAATGAAATAGCCTTGGTTGGTTTTGGTAATGAACCTTTTAGTTCTATGGTTACACCTTCTATTACAAGTATAGAGCAACATAGTGACGAAATTGGCAAACAAGCTGCGCTTTCTTTTTTAAAACATGTTAAAAATGACGTTGTAAAACAAACACTCACCAAAAAGATTTTAGACGTAGAATTACTTATTAGAGATTCATCAAATAGAAAAGGCATCTAA
- a CDS encoding peptidoglycan-binding protein, producing MKQLIILLLLIIAFFIGYGQYSQYQRFNSPDVDYKTAKEIDVAYYNQEAVINYYKAIEDLNSFVKMQWTANNIDVRSPEEGTEETKLAVYTYADKVAIIKYYESKLEKSAVLKKKGLSNEEILFLENSGIDLKSHQKLIAVNKIKSMFNADKKLDYGNKSALIFEIQKQLNLKGFEIKLDGVYKLETLNAIKGFEEKNNLFVDGVLDVLTLDALFE from the coding sequence ATGAAACAACTAATTATTTTACTTTTATTGATTATTGCCTTTTTTATTGGTTACGGACAGTATTCTCAATATCAAAGATTTAATTCTCCAGATGTTGATTATAAAACAGCAAAAGAAATAGATGTTGCATATTATAACCAAGAAGCTGTAATTAATTATTATAAAGCTATTGAAGATTTAAATAGTTTTGTGAAAATGCAATGGACAGCTAATAATATTGATGTTAGATCTCCAGAAGAGGGTACGGAAGAAACTAAATTAGCTGTTTATACATATGCAGATAAAGTTGCAATCATTAAATACTATGAAAGCAAATTAGAAAAATCTGCTGTATTAAAAAAGAAAGGTTTGTCTAATGAAGAAATTCTATTTTTAGAAAATTCAGGAATTGACTTAAAATCTCACCAAAAATTAATTGCAGTCAACAAAATAAAAAGCATGTTTAATGCTGATAAAAAATTGGATTATGGGAATAAAAGTGCTTTAATATTTGAAATTCAGAAACAATTAAATCTAAAGGGTTTCGAGATAAAATTAGATGGGGTTTATAAGCTTGAAACTTTAAATGCTATTAAAGGTTTTGAAGAAAAAAACAACCTTTTTGTAGATGGTGTTTTAGATGTTTTAACTCTAGATGCTTTATTTGAATAA
- a CDS encoding M48 family metallopeptidase, with translation MGTLVNNYIFKALESYPFDLEEVMEALNFALSYDDKNTMALTLMGRVYAEKLYKYEEAIVYFKQALAENIHAFEVYTPYINTLLWNEDYKEVEDFIDFALTVKGSDKALLYLKKAILHEQLKEYKTAITFIKLAKEHTFNSEFMADIVIEKERIKGKMPKKKKAKAVKKPGKTPKNKK, from the coding sequence ATGGGAACATTGGTAAATAATTATATTTTTAAAGCATTAGAAAGTTACCCTTTCGATTTAGAAGAGGTAATGGAAGCTTTAAATTTTGCGTTGTCTTATGATGATAAAAATACAATGGCATTAACTTTAATGGGGAGAGTTTATGCAGAAAAGTTGTATAAATATGAAGAAGCAATTGTGTATTTTAAACAAGCTTTAGCAGAAAATATTCATGCTTTTGAGGTATACACACCTTATATAAATACACTTCTATGGAATGAAGATTATAAAGAGGTAGAAGATTTTATAGATTTTGCCTTAACAGTTAAAGGTTCTGATAAAGCACTTTTATACCTTAAGAAAGCTATTTTACATGAGCAATTAAAAGAATATAAAACAGCTATTACTTTTATTAAGCTAGCTAAAGAGCATACTTTTAATTCAGAATTTATGGCAGATATTGTTATCGAAAAAGAGAGAATAAAAGGGAAAATGCCTAAGAAAAAGAAAGCAAAAGCAGTAAAGAAACCCGGTAAGACTCCTAAAAACAAGAAATAA
- a CDS encoding alpha-amylase family glycosyl hydrolase, with protein MKKILFLFILATIFSCKENSSTQKVTAQTKQKEFVWEGANIYFLLTDRFNNGDTTNDINFERTKETGKLRGFKGGDIKGITQKIKEGYFTKLGINAIWMTPIVEQIHGGTDEGTGLSYGFHGYWTKDWTKIDPNFGTKEDLKELVAIAHKNGIRILLDAVINHTGPVTDKDPVWPSDWVRTGPACTYDSYEHTVSCTLVENLPDIKTESNEAVELPIQLIEKWKAEGRYEQEVKELDAFFARTGHPRAPRFYIMKWLTDYITEFGIDGYRVDTVKHTEEFVWQEFKQECDAAFAIYKKNNPEKVLDENNFYLVGEVYNYTISDGKAFDLGGEKINYYDNAFNSLINFELKWNVKQMAETAVFQKYDSLLHTDLKGYGILNYLTSHDDGQPFDKEREQPYKTATMLLLTPGTAQVYYGDESARDLTIEGTVGDATLRSFMNWEDIQSKEETQRVLKHWQKLGQFRANHPAVGAGKHTLISAENGIVFSRVRKEDKIIAGINLQKGNKEIHVSSIFKDGDKLNDFYSNQLVEVKEGKVVVNSEFDIVLLEKK; from the coding sequence ATGAAAAAAATACTCTTCCTTTTCATATTAGCAACTATTTTTAGTTGTAAAGAAAACTCATCAACACAGAAAGTAACAGCACAAACTAAACAAAAGGAGTTTGTTTGGGAAGGCGCCAATATTTATTTTTTATTGACAGACCGTTTCAATAACGGAGATACCACCAATGATATCAATTTTGAAAGAACTAAAGAAACAGGAAAGTTACGTGGTTTTAAAGGTGGAGATATCAAAGGAATCACTCAAAAAATAAAAGAAGGATATTTTACTAAATTAGGAATCAATGCCATTTGGATGACGCCAATTGTAGAACAAATTCATGGTGGTACCGATGAAGGAACTGGTTTGTCTTATGGTTTTCATGGCTATTGGACAAAAGATTGGACTAAGATTGACCCGAATTTTGGAACCAAAGAAGATTTAAAAGAATTGGTGGCTATTGCTCATAAAAACGGAATTCGTATTTTATTAGATGCCGTTATTAATCACACAGGGCCTGTTACAGATAAAGATCCTGTATGGCCATCAGATTGGGTAAGAACGGGGCCTGCATGTACGTATGATTCTTATGAACATACGGTTTCTTGTACCTTGGTAGAAAATTTACCAGACATTAAAACAGAAAGTAATGAGGCCGTAGAATTGCCAATTCAGTTGATAGAAAAATGGAAAGCAGAAGGACGTTATGAGCAAGAAGTAAAAGAATTAGATGCTTTTTTTGCAAGAACAGGTCACCCAAGAGCACCACGTTTTTACATTATGAAATGGCTAACAGATTATATTACAGAATTCGGAATTGATGGCTACAGAGTAGACACCGTAAAACATACAGAAGAATTTGTATGGCAAGAATTTAAGCAGGAATGTGATGCCGCTTTTGCTATTTATAAAAAAAATAATCCTGAGAAAGTTTTAGATGAAAACAATTTTTATTTAGTAGGCGAGGTGTATAATTACACTATTTCAGATGGAAAAGCATTTGATTTAGGTGGAGAAAAAATTAATTATTATGACAATGCTTTTAATAGTTTAATCAATTTTGAGTTAAAATGGAATGTAAAACAAATGGCAGAAACAGCTGTTTTTCAAAAATACGATTCACTTTTACATACAGATCTTAAAGGATACGGAATTTTAAACTATTTAACGTCGCATGATGATGGTCAGCCTTTTGATAAAGAAAGAGAGCAGCCATATAAAACGGCCACCATGTTACTATTAACACCCGGAACAGCACAAGTATATTATGGAGATGAATCTGCAAGAGATTTAACCATAGAAGGCACTGTGGGCGATGCTACTTTGCGTTCTTTTATGAATTGGGAAGACATTCAATCTAAAGAAGAAACTCAGAGAGTTTTAAAACATTGGCAAAAATTAGGTCAGTTTAGAGCCAATCATCCTGCGGTAGGAGCAGGGAAACATACTCTTATTTCTGCCGAAAATGGAATTGTTTTTTCTAGAGTTAGAAAAGAGGATAAAATTATTGCAGGTATCAATTTACAGAAAGGAAATAAAGAAATACATGTTTCATCAATATTTAAAGACGGAGACAAATTGAATGATTTTTACTCTAATCAGCTGGTAGAAGTTAAAGAAGGAAAAGTTGTTGTAAATTCAGAATTTGATATTGTTTTGTTAGAAAAGAAATAA
- a CDS encoding alpha-amylase family glycosyl hydrolase has protein sequence MKKIYSVISVSVLAIIIGCSTEKTPKIKKMNTNQEKKTVVYQVFTRLFGNTNTTNKPWGTIEENGVGKFNDFTDKALSEIKELGVTHIWYTGVPHHDVIRDYTEFGISNDDPDIVKGRAGSPYAVKDYYNVNPDLAVNVENRLEEFEALIARSHKNGLKVIIDIVPNHVARNYQSLSNPAGTKDFGADDDKTVEYDVDNNFYYVPNEAFQVPDFLNGYAPLGGEKNPLSDNKFVENPAKWTGNGSRAAKPHFNDWYETVKVNYGVSPDGRKDFDEFPEGFDNEDYKKHFEFWQDKKVPSSWIKFRDIALYWTAKGVDGFRYDMAEMVPVEFWSFMNSAIKMKNEDAFLLAEVYNPNEYRNYIRKGKMDYLYDKVQLYDTLKNIMQGHGITDHIAPIQEDLRDIEHNMLHFLENHDEQRIASPEFAGDALKGKPAMVVSTTISTAPTMVYFGQEFGESGAENAGFGTESRTSIFDYIGVPTLQRWVNDKEYDGGQSTDKEKALRDFYKRLLNFTIKSDALMGEYQDIHHFNRQHTEWYNERVLSFVRWSDHEKLIVVSNFNANDTYGFELGLPQDIIEKWNLKDGEYQVEDQLYKEYSSILKVENGEARVRIDLKPLESFILNVKE, from the coding sequence ATGAAAAAAATATACAGCGTTATATCCGTTTCTGTTTTAGCAATAATAATTGGTTGTTCAACAGAAAAAACACCAAAAATTAAAAAGATGAATACAAATCAAGAGAAAAAAACAGTGGTTTATCAGGTATTTACACGTTTATTCGGTAATACAAATACCACTAATAAACCTTGGGGAACTATCGAAGAAAATGGTGTTGGTAAATTCAATGATTTTACAGATAAAGCCTTGTCTGAAATTAAAGAATTAGGAGTTACACATATTTGGTATACTGGTGTTCCGCATCATGATGTAATTAGAGATTATACCGAGTTTGGTATTTCAAATGACGATCCAGATATTGTAAAAGGTAGAGCAGGATCTCCGTATGCAGTTAAGGATTATTACAATGTAAATCCAGATTTAGCAGTAAATGTAGAAAACAGATTAGAAGAATTTGAGGCTTTAATAGCACGTTCTCATAAAAACGGATTAAAGGTAATTATAGATATTGTTCCAAATCACGTTGCTAGAAATTACCAAAGTTTATCCAATCCGGCAGGCACAAAAGATTTTGGTGCAGATGATGATAAAACAGTGGAGTATGATGTAGATAATAATTTTTATTATGTGCCTAATGAAGCTTTTCAAGTGCCAGACTTTTTAAATGGATATGCCCCTTTAGGTGGAGAAAAAAATCCGTTATCAGATAATAAATTTGTGGAAAACCCTGCAAAATGGACAGGTAATGGTTCACGAGCAGCAAAACCTCATTTTAACGATTGGTATGAAACGGTAAAAGTAAATTATGGTGTTTCTCCAGACGGAAGAAAAGATTTTGACGAATTTCCAGAAGGTTTTGATAATGAAGATTACAAAAAACACTTTGAGTTTTGGCAAGATAAAAAAGTACCTAGTTCTTGGATTAAATTTAGGGATATTGCATTGTATTGGACTGCAAAAGGAGTAGACGGATTTAGATATGACATGGCAGAAATGGTGCCTGTTGAATTCTGGAGTTTTATGAATTCTGCTATTAAAATGAAAAATGAAGATGCTTTTCTATTGGCAGAAGTGTACAACCCAAATGAGTATAGAAATTACATCCGAAAAGGTAAAATGGATTATTTGTATGACAAAGTGCAGTTGTATGATACCTTAAAAAATATTATGCAAGGTCATGGAATTACAGATCATATTGCGCCAATACAAGAAGATTTAAGAGATATAGAGCACAATATGTTGCACTTTTTAGAAAACCATGATGAGCAAAGAATTGCAAGTCCGGAGTTTGCGGGAGATGCTTTAAAAGGAAAACCAGCAATGGTGGTTTCTACAACAATTTCTACGGCACCAACAATGGTGTATTTCGGACAAGAATTTGGAGAATCAGGAGCAGAAAATGCAGGTTTTGGAACAGAGTCTAGAACTTCAATTTTCGATTATATTGGTGTGCCAACTTTACAACGTTGGGTAAACGATAAAGAGTATGATGGCGGCCAATCTACGGATAAAGAAAAAGCATTAAGAGATTTTTACAAACGTTTATTAAACTTTACTATTAAAAGTGATGCCTTAATGGGGGAGTACCAAGATATTCATCATTTTAACCGTCAGCATACAGAATGGTATAATGAAAGAGTTTTGTCTTTTGTACGTTGGAGCGATCATGAAAAATTAATTGTTGTTTCTAACTTTAATGCAAATGACACCTATGGATTTGAGTTAGGTTTACCTCAAGATATTATTGAAAAATGGAACTTAAAAGACGGCGAATATCAAGTAGAAGATCAATTGTATAAAGAATATTCATCGATTTTAAAAGTAGAAAATGGTGAAGCTAGGGTTAGAATAGATCTAAAACCATTAGAATCATTTATCTTAAATGTGAAAGAATAA
- a CDS encoding TIM-barrel domain-containing protein, with product MKNYKIFFLLLFITTFSFSQNTDRVFKSIKQTANGFNINVNDGLYIVRFLNTKIVETSFIPAGEQQVKESHAVVLKPIEVDITPVISANESNFFSEGISVLVKHKPFQIIYTYNDEVVTSEKAGYFKSEHQPMDLVKGNIVADKTEKIEFNLTSDEVLFGAGSRALGMNRRGNRLPLYNRAQYGYETHAELMNFTIPLVISSKKYMLHFDNAPIGYLDLDSKKDNSLTYETISGRKTYQVIVGDSWIDLVNNYTKLTGKQPLPARWTLGNFSSRFGYHSQKETEATIAKFKEEKIPVDAVILDLYWFGKELQGTMGNLEVYKDSFPDMKGMISGLKDKGVKTVLITEPFILSTSKKWDEAAAKKVLATDSIGNPAKYDFYFGNTGIVDIYKKEGKEWFWNIYKELIELGAKGLWGDLGEPEVLPSWVNFQNKTADEIHNIYGHDWARLIFEGYQKEFSNERPFILMRAGYSGSQRFGMIPWSGDVNRTWGGLQSQPEIALQMGMQGLGYMHSDLGGFAGANLDDNLYIRWLQYGVFQPIFRPHAQEDVASEPVFRSDRAKRLTKKAIELRYKLLPYNYNVAFENNQKGTPLMRPIFFEEDDEKLMTNSSTYLWGNDFLITPILKDSVATKEVYFPNTANWFNFYTDEKVEGGQTKIVQLNEATIPTYVRGGAFIPMAKLVQTTDAYKGDVLEVHYYFDASVKESKRTFYNDNGLLSNAFEKGAFEILEFESELTKRCLEFELKAAFGENWNPAQKEITLVLHNINWNPKKIKVDGKRKRISSEKNMLTIPLKWNPNKELKVKISLK from the coding sequence ATGAAGAATTATAAAATATTTTTTTTATTACTTTTTATAACAACTTTTTCGTTTTCACAGAATACAGATAGAGTTTTTAAAAGCATAAAACAAACAGCTAATGGTTTTAATATTAATGTAAATGATGGTTTGTACATTGTTAGATTTCTAAATACAAAAATTGTAGAAACTAGCTTTATTCCTGCTGGTGAGCAGCAAGTTAAAGAATCTCATGCGGTAGTTTTAAAACCAATAGAAGTAGATATTACTCCTGTAATTAGTGCAAACGAAAGTAATTTCTTTTCAGAAGGAATTTCGGTACTTGTAAAGCACAAACCTTTTCAAATTATTTATACCTATAATGATGAGGTTGTTACGTCAGAAAAAGCGGGTTATTTCAAATCAGAACATCAACCAATGGATTTGGTTAAAGGCAATATTGTTGCCGATAAAACAGAAAAAATTGAATTCAATTTAACTTCAGATGAGGTTTTATTTGGTGCTGGATCAAGAGCATTGGGCATGAATAGAAGAGGCAACAGATTGCCACTTTATAACAGAGCACAGTATGGTTATGAAACGCATGCCGAGTTAATGAACTTTACGATTCCTTTAGTCATTTCTTCAAAAAAATACATGCTTCATTTTGATAATGCACCTATTGGTTATTTAGATTTAGACAGTAAAAAAGATAATTCTTTAACGTATGAAACCATTTCTGGTAGAAAAACGTATCAAGTTATTGTTGGTGATTCTTGGATAGATTTGGTAAACAATTACACCAAATTAACAGGGAAACAACCATTACCAGCTCGTTGGACTTTAGGGAATTTTTCGAGTAGATTTGGTTATCATTCACAAAAAGAAACAGAAGCGACTATTGCTAAATTTAAAGAAGAAAAAATACCTGTAGATGCTGTAATTTTAGACTTGTATTGGTTTGGAAAAGAGTTACAAGGCACCATGGGGAATTTGGAGGTTTACAAAGATTCTTTTCCTGATATGAAAGGAATGATTTCTGGACTTAAAGACAAAGGTGTAAAAACAGTTTTAATTACAGAACCCTTTATTTTATCCACTTCTAAAAAGTGGGATGAAGCTGCAGCAAAAAAAGTTTTAGCAACAGATTCCATCGGAAATCCTGCAAAATATGATTTCTATTTTGGAAATACAGGTATTGTAGATATTTACAAAAAGGAAGGGAAAGAATGGTTTTGGAACATTTATAAAGAACTAATAGAATTAGGAGCAAAAGGACTTTGGGGAGATTTAGGAGAGCCAGAAGTTTTGCCTTCTTGGGTGAATTTTCAGAACAAAACAGCAGATGAAATTCATAATATTTACGGGCATGATTGGGCTCGTTTAATTTTTGAAGGATATCAAAAAGAATTTTCAAATGAAAGACCTTTTATTTTAATGCGTGCAGGCTATTCTGGTTCGCAACGTTTCGGGATGATTCCTTGGTCTGGCGATGTAAACAGAACTTGGGGAGGATTGCAATCTCAACCAGAAATTGCCTTACAAATGGGAATGCAAGGTTTGGGATACATGCATTCTGATTTAGGCGGATTTGCAGGCGCCAATTTAGATGATAATTTATATATCCGTTGGTTGCAATATGGTGTTTTTCAACCTATATTTAGACCTCATGCTCAAGAAGATGTTGCTAGTGAACCTGTTTTTAGAAGTGATAGAGCGAAGAGATTGACCAAAAAAGCCATTGAATTACGTTATAAGTTATTGCCATATAATTACAATGTAGCGTTTGAGAACAATCAAAAAGGAACGCCATTAATGCGACCTATTTTCTTTGAAGAAGATGATGAAAAATTGATGACTAATTCATCGACCTATTTATGGGGAAATGATTTTTTAATCACACCGATTTTAAAAGATTCGGTAGCAACCAAAGAAGTTTATTTTCCAAATACTGCCAATTGGTTTAATTTTTATACAGATGAAAAAGTTGAGGGGGGACAAACAAAAATTGTTCAGTTAAATGAAGCAACAATTCCTACGTATGTAAGAGGAGGTGCTTTTATACCAATGGCAAAATTAGTACAAACTACAGATGCTTATAAAGGAGATGTTTTAGAAGTTCATTATTATTTTGATGCTTCGGTTAAAGAAAGTAAAAGAACGTTTTATAATGACAACGGTTTGCTTTCTAATGCTTTTGAAAAAGGAGCTTTTGAAATTCTAGAATTTGAATCTGAATTAACCAAACGTTGCTTAGAGTTTGAATTGAAAGCAGCATTTGGTGAAAATTGGAATCCAGCGCAAAAAGAAATTACGTTGGTATTACATAATATCAATTGGAATCCTAAAAAGATAAAAGTTGATGGAAAAAGAAAACGAATTTCATCAGAAAAAAATATGCTTACAATTCCATTAAAATGGAATCCGAATAAAGAATTAAAAGTAAAAATATCATTAAAATAA